One Mycobacteroides abscessus ATCC 19977 genomic window carries:
- the nusA gene encoding transcription termination factor NusA, translating into MNIDPAAVNLMAADKGITVDEAIDIIKSALLTAYRHTDGHEPNARIEIDRKTGVVRVMARETDQDGNLITEWDATPEGFGRIAATTARQVFQQGVRDAENEHKFGEFSTREGEIVGGVIQRDARANARGLVVVRMGSETKGSEGVIPSAEQVPGEEYHHGDRLRCYVVGVSRGAREPLITLSRTHPNLVRKLFSLEVPEISDGSVEIVAVAREAGHRSKIAVASKVSGLNAKGACIGPMGQRVRNVMSELSGEKIDIIDYDPDPARFVANALSPAKVVSVSVIDEAGKAARVIVPDFQLSLAIGKEGQNARLAARLTGWRIDIRSDADPEN; encoded by the coding sequence ATGAATATCGATCCCGCAGCGGTAAACCTGATGGCTGCCGATAAGGGCATCACGGTCGACGAGGCGATCGACATCATCAAGTCGGCGCTGCTCACCGCGTATCGCCATACCGATGGGCACGAGCCCAACGCGCGTATCGAAATCGACCGCAAGACCGGTGTGGTGCGCGTGATGGCGCGTGAGACCGATCAGGACGGCAACCTCATCACGGAGTGGGATGCCACACCCGAAGGATTCGGCCGCATCGCGGCCACCACCGCGCGGCAGGTGTTCCAGCAGGGAGTGCGTGACGCGGAGAACGAGCACAAGTTTGGCGAGTTCTCCACGCGTGAAGGCGAGATCGTCGGCGGCGTGATCCAGCGTGACGCCCGGGCCAACGCCCGCGGGCTCGTCGTGGTCCGCATGGGTAGCGAGACGAAGGGCTCCGAGGGGGTCATTCCGTCGGCCGAGCAGGTGCCAGGAGAGGAGTACCACCACGGAGACCGCCTGCGCTGCTACGTCGTTGGCGTGTCGCGGGGCGCCCGGGAGCCGTTGATCACCCTGTCGCGCACCCACCCGAACCTTGTACGTAAGTTGTTTTCACTGGAAGTTCCAGAGATCAGCGACGGCTCGGTAGAGATCGTCGCGGTCGCACGTGAGGCGGGGCATCGCTCCAAGATCGCGGTGGCATCGAAGGTTTCTGGGCTCAACGCCAAGGGCGCCTGCATCGGCCCGATGGGTCAGCGTGTGCGCAACGTGATGAGTGAGCTGTCCGGCGAGAAGATCGACATCATCGATTACGACCCGGACCCCGCGCGATTCGTGGCGAATGCGCTGTCGCCCGCCAAGGTGGTTTCGGTTTCGGTTATCGACGAGGCGGGCAAGGCTGCCCGCGTCATTGTGCCCGATTTCCAACTCTCGCTGGCGATCGGCAAGGAGGGGCAGAACGCCCGGCTTGCCGCGCGACTGACCGGATGGCGCATCGACATCAGAAGTGACGCGGACCCCGAAAACTAG
- the rimP gene encoding ribosome maturation factor RimP produces the protein MPDPLDPSDSSTGLPSDDQVLELLAPEFSRSGVEIESVVVSDGGVAGRPSRIAVVVDSDTPVDLDAVAGLSRTASALLDEADTGWQAYELEITTPGVDRPLTTVAHFRRAHLRLAQIRLTNGEDLLGRIGITHDDGVQVVLRKPIKGTGWTVRDLAFSDIESAVVQVEFNTPNPQELNLAGAAETGGGA, from the coding sequence ATGCCGGATCCTCTTGACCCGAGTGACTCGTCGACGGGGCTGCCATCTGATGACCAGGTGCTCGAGCTGCTTGCTCCCGAATTTTCCCGTTCCGGCGTAGAGATCGAAAGTGTCGTGGTGAGCGACGGCGGCGTGGCAGGTAGGCCGTCCCGCATCGCGGTGGTGGTCGATTCGGATACGCCGGTGGACTTGGATGCGGTTGCGGGGCTCAGCAGGACAGCGTCAGCGTTGTTGGACGAGGCGGACACCGGCTGGCAGGCCTACGAGCTCGAGATCACCACACCGGGTGTTGATCGGCCGCTCACCACCGTGGCGCACTTCCGGCGGGCACACCTGAGACTGGCCCAGATCCGCCTTACCAATGGCGAGGATCTTCTTGGGCGTATCGGCATCACGCATGATGACGGGGTGCAGGTGGTGCTGCGCAAACCCATCAAGGGGACCGGATGGACCGTGCGTGATCTTGCGTTCTCGGATATCGAGAGCGCCGTCGTGCAGGTGGAGTTCAACACGCCCAACCCGCAGGAACTCAATCTGGCTGGGGCAGCCGAAACTGGAGGTGGCGCATGA
- a CDS encoding ferritin-like domain-containing protein translates to MTTTEPTPQPASSADDTALANALANEHAAIYSYGLVSAHSVPDNNWLVTECLVEHRQCREECIATLRGRSVTAPVAAAGYKVPFPVSTPADAIKLALQVETDTAACWRAVAEQADSADDRRFAVRMLTESAIRAARWRVAGDIAPASVAFPGGTEKA, encoded by the coding sequence ATGACAACGACCGAGCCCACGCCACAGCCGGCCTCGTCCGCCGACGACACCGCCTTGGCCAATGCCCTGGCCAACGAGCACGCGGCCATCTACTCCTACGGCCTGGTGTCGGCGCATTCGGTGCCCGACAACAACTGGCTGGTGACCGAATGCCTGGTCGAACACCGCCAGTGCCGCGAGGAGTGCATCGCCACGCTGCGCGGTCGCTCGGTCACCGCACCCGTGGCCGCCGCCGGTTACAAGGTTCCGTTCCCGGTGAGCACCCCGGCCGACGCCATCAAGCTGGCGTTGCAGGTCGAGACCGATACCGCGGCGTGCTGGCGTGCCGTCGCCGAGCAGGCCGACAGCGCCGACGATCGTAGATTCGCGGTGCGCATGCTGACCGAGAGCGCGATTCGCGCGGCACGGTGGCGGGTGGCCGGCGACATCGCTCCGGCGAGCGTCGCGTTCCCAGGCGGAACCGAGAAGGCCTGA
- a CDS encoding SRPBCC family protein, with translation MVMPSFKLEPLVESDFNTSDFVYTFSTPLPKDAATVWAELNGESPLHWCKAINQIGWTSPEPRGVGSTRTAKLALPGAAVNERFIVWEESPERYRNAFTVETATFPGTKRFGELYEVVGTATGSLFTWSFFIEPSLGFTRHLKPVIRRGLSGLITDTQKHFA, from the coding sequence ATGGTCATGCCGTCTTTCAAGCTCGAGCCGCTGGTCGAGAGTGATTTCAACACAAGCGATTTCGTGTATACGTTCTCCACGCCGCTGCCCAAGGACGCGGCAACGGTGTGGGCCGAACTCAATGGGGAAAGCCCGCTGCACTGGTGTAAAGCCATCAACCAGATCGGCTGGACATCACCGGAGCCGCGCGGAGTGGGTTCCACCCGCACCGCCAAGCTCGCCCTGCCGGGCGCGGCCGTCAACGAGCGGTTCATCGTGTGGGAGGAGAGCCCGGAGCGATACCGCAACGCATTCACCGTCGAGACGGCGACCTTCCCCGGTACCAAGCGGTTCGGTGAGCTCTACGAAGTGGTCGGCACCGCGACCGGCTCGCTGTTCACCTGGAGTTTCTTCATCGAGCCTTCGCTCGGATTCACCCGCCACCTCAAGCCGGTGATCCGTCGCGGGCTGTCCGGTTTGATCACCGACACCCAGAAGCACTTCGCCTAG
- a CDS encoding proline--tRNA ligase, translating into MITRLSELFVRTLRDDPADAEVPSHKLLIRAGYVRPVAPGVYSWLPLGLRVLRKIENIVREEMNAIGGQEILLPALLPRAPYETTNRWTEYGDSLFRLKDRRDNDMMLGPTHEELFALTVKGEYSSYKDFPVILYQVQTKYRDEARPRAGILRGREFVMKDSYSFDTSDDGLKAAYHAHRDAYQRIFGRLGLDYVIVAATSGAMGGSASEEFLAESPTGEDTFVRCVESGYAANVEAVITPAPPARPIEGLAEAVVHETGDTPTIATLVDWANSAGLGRTVTAADTLKNILLKVRQPGGDWELLAVGVPGDREVDDKRLGAALEPAEYELLGDADFAKYPFLVRGYIGPKALLANGVRYLVDPRVVEGTSWITGADEPGKHVVDLVAGRDFTADGTIEAAEVRDGDPSPDGAGQLVSARGIEIGHIFQLGRKYTDAFTVDVLGENGKPVRLTQGSYGIGVSRLVAVVAEQQHDELGLRWPSAVSPFDVHVVIANKDDAARAGAEELAAELDRLGHEVLLDDRTASPGVKFKDAELLGVPWIVVIGRGWADGTIELRNRFTGETQPIAVTDAVASVTQAIG; encoded by the coding sequence ATGATTACCCGGCTCTCCGAGCTTTTCGTACGTACGCTGCGCGACGATCCGGCCGACGCCGAGGTTCCCAGCCACAAGCTGTTGATCCGCGCGGGATACGTGCGCCCCGTCGCACCCGGCGTGTACAGCTGGCTGCCGCTCGGGCTGCGGGTGCTGCGCAAGATCGAGAACATCGTTCGCGAAGAGATGAATGCCATTGGTGGCCAAGAGATTCTGCTGCCTGCCCTGCTGCCGCGCGCGCCCTACGAGACCACGAACCGGTGGACCGAGTACGGGGATTCGCTGTTCCGGCTCAAGGACCGCCGCGACAACGACATGATGTTGGGCCCAACCCACGAGGAGCTGTTCGCGCTCACGGTCAAAGGGGAGTACAGCTCCTACAAGGATTTTCCGGTCATCCTCTACCAAGTACAGACCAAGTACCGGGACGAGGCGCGGCCGCGGGCGGGCATCCTGCGTGGCCGAGAATTCGTGATGAAGGACTCGTATTCCTTTGACACCTCCGATGACGGGCTCAAGGCGGCTTACCACGCCCACCGCGATGCCTACCAACGGATCTTCGGTCGGCTCGGCCTGGACTACGTGATCGTGGCAGCCACCTCCGGTGCCATGGGTGGTAGCGCTTCTGAGGAATTCCTCGCCGAAAGCCCCACCGGAGAAGACACTTTCGTGCGGTGCGTGGAGTCGGGGTACGCGGCCAACGTCGAGGCGGTTATCACGCCCGCGCCGCCGGCCCGGCCCATCGAAGGACTGGCCGAGGCCGTCGTACACGAAACCGGTGATACCCCAACCATCGCCACCCTGGTGGATTGGGCCAACTCCGCCGGTCTCGGCAGAACCGTGACCGCCGCCGACACCCTCAAGAACATTCTGCTCAAGGTGCGTCAGCCGGGCGGAGACTGGGAGCTGCTGGCCGTCGGCGTGCCCGGCGACCGTGAGGTCGACGACAAGCGTCTCGGAGCGGCGCTCGAGCCCGCGGAGTATGAGCTGCTCGGCGATGCGGATTTTGCCAAGTATCCATTTTTGGTGCGCGGTTACATCGGGCCGAAGGCCTTGTTGGCCAACGGTGTCCGATACCTCGTCGATCCGCGGGTGGTGGAGGGCACCAGCTGGATCACCGGCGCCGACGAGCCGGGCAAGCATGTGGTTGACCTCGTGGCCGGTCGCGACTTCACCGCGGACGGCACCATCGAGGCCGCCGAGGTGCGTGACGGCGACCCCTCGCCCGACGGTGCTGGGCAGCTGGTGTCGGCCCGCGGCATCGAGATCGGCCATATCTTCCAATTGGGCCGCAAGTACACGGATGCGTTCACTGTCGACGTGCTCGGTGAGAATGGCAAGCCGGTGCGGCTGACCCAGGGCTCCTACGGTATCGGGGTGTCCCGGTTGGTGGCCGTGGTCGCCGAACAGCAGCATGACGAGCTGGGGCTGCGGTGGCCCTCGGCGGTGTCACCATTCGACGTGCACGTGGTGATCGCCAACAAGGACGACGCCGCACGTGCGGGGGCCGAGGAGCTGGCCGCCGAACTGGACCGGTTGGGCCACGAGGTGCTGCTCGATGATCGCACCGCCTCGCCAGGAGTGAAGTTCAAGGACGCCGAGCTGCTGGGTGTGCCTTGGATTGTGGTGATCGGTCGGGGCTGGGCAGACGGAACCATCGAACTGCGCAACCGATTCACCGGGGAGACGCAGCCCATCGCGGTGACCGACGCCGTGGCGTCCGTCACACAAGCGATAGGGTAA
- a CDS encoding MFS transporter, with the protein MSGLSVEQLTQKAREFLPSRHYLYAVIAIAGMQFLATMDGTIAVVTLPKIQAELHLNDATRSWVITAYMLSFGGLMLLGGRLGDTFGRKRVFIGGITLFTLASIGVGLAQEDIGLAIFRLIQGVGAAVASPTALALIATTFPKGPLRTAAVGVFGAMTGVGSIAGLIVGGALAEVSWRLAFLINVPAGALMIYLAVRSLTETEREPMKLDVAGSVLATLGCTAAVFGFTQGPDRGWDSPYTIVSLIAAAALLIAFLFVERTAENPVLPFSLFTDRNRVATFAAIFMAGGVLFTLTITIGLYMQDLMKYSPLRTGIAAIPFVVGMGIGLGLSSQLVTRLAPRVLILCGGVVVFGAMLYGSTIDRTIAYFPDFATAIFVGGIGIGTIVVPVILSAITGVDADRIGPLSAISLMLQNLGGPIVLVIIQAIITSRTLYLGGATGPVQNMNRDQLHALDHGYTYGMLWIAGTAVLVGVAALFITYSAADIAHAQKAQAAHDQGLDEDELE; encoded by the coding sequence ATGTCTGGCCTCAGCGTCGAGCAGCTCACTCAAAAGGCGCGCGAATTTCTGCCATCCCGGCACTACCTGTATGCCGTCATCGCGATCGCCGGTATGCAGTTCCTGGCCACCATGGACGGCACCATCGCGGTGGTCACGCTGCCCAAGATTCAGGCCGAGTTGCACCTCAATGACGCCACCCGCAGCTGGGTGATCACCGCGTACATGTTGTCCTTCGGCGGGCTGATGCTGCTCGGCGGCCGCCTGGGTGACACCTTCGGCCGCAAGCGGGTCTTCATCGGCGGCATTACGTTGTTCACCCTCGCCTCCATCGGGGTGGGCCTCGCGCAAGAGGACATCGGTCTGGCGATTTTCCGCCTCATCCAGGGTGTGGGTGCGGCCGTCGCCTCGCCCACGGCGCTGGCCCTGATTGCGACCACCTTTCCCAAGGGTCCGCTGCGTACTGCCGCCGTGGGAGTTTTCGGGGCCATGACGGGGGTGGGCTCGATCGCCGGGCTGATTGTCGGCGGTGCACTGGCCGAGGTGTCCTGGCGCCTGGCCTTCCTCATCAACGTGCCGGCGGGTGCCCTGATGATCTATCTGGCCGTGCGGTCACTGACCGAGACCGAACGCGAGCCGATGAAGCTGGATGTGGCGGGTTCGGTGCTTGCCACGCTGGGCTGTACGGCGGCGGTGTTCGGATTCACCCAGGGGCCCGACCGCGGTTGGGATTCGCCGTACACGATCGTGTCGCTGATCGCTGCCGCCGCGCTGCTGATCGCCTTCCTATTTGTGGAACGCACCGCAGAGAACCCGGTGTTGCCGTTCAGTCTGTTTACCGATCGCAACCGGGTCGCGACATTTGCGGCGATCTTCATGGCGGGCGGGGTGCTCTTCACTCTCACCATCACCATCGGCCTGTACATGCAGGATCTGATGAAGTACAGCCCGCTGCGGACTGGAATCGCGGCCATTCCTTTCGTGGTCGGCATGGGTATCGGCCTGGGCTTATCGTCACAACTCGTCACGCGGCTGGCGCCGCGGGTGCTGATCCTGTGTGGTGGCGTGGTCGTGTTCGGCGCCATGCTCTACGGCTCGACCATCGACCGGACCATCGCGTACTTCCCGGATTTCGCGACGGCCATCTTCGTCGGTGGAATCGGTATCGGGACCATCGTGGTGCCGGTTATCTTGTCGGCGATCACCGGCGTCGATGCCGACCGCATCGGCCCGCTATCCGCCATTTCGCTCATGCTGCAAAACCTGGGCGGGCCAATCGTTCTGGTGATCATCCAAGCGATCATCACGTCGCGGACGCTCTATCTCGGTGGCGCCACGGGCCCGGTGCAGAACATGAACCGGGACCAGCTGCACGCCCTTGACCACGGCTACACCTACGGCATGCTGTGGATTGCCGGAACGGCCGTCCTGGTGGGTGTGGCGGCGTTGTTCATCACCTACAGCGCGGCCGACATCGCCCACGCTCAGAAGGCGCAGGCCGCGCACGACCAGGGTCTGGACGAGGACGAGCTCGAATAG
- the cobA gene encoding uroporphyrinogen-III C-methyltransferase, with the protein MTHDAYLVGLRLAGRKVVVVGAGSVAQRRLGLLIASGADVHVIAPHATPAVEGMASINLQLRPYQDGDLDGAWYAIACTDDPAVNAAVVDEAERRHIFCVRADSARDGTAVTPASFNHDGIAVGVLTGGQHKRSAALRSAIHEALQRGLITETADVKPEGVALVGGGPGDPDLITVRGRRLLAQADVVVADRLAPAELLADLGPHVEVIDAAKIPYGRAMAQQEINRVLIERAQEGKFVVRLKGGDPFVFARGYEEVLACAEAGVQVTVVPGVTSAISVPAAAGVPVTHRAVNHEFVVVSGHVAPGHPESLVNWDALAALNGTIVLLMAVERIEQFARVLIEGGRPAHTPVLVVQHGTTDEQRVLRADLATAPERIRSQGIRPPAIIVIGPVAAYGAF; encoded by the coding sequence GTGACTCATGACGCCTACCTCGTCGGCCTCCGCCTTGCCGGACGCAAGGTTGTAGTCGTCGGCGCCGGATCTGTCGCGCAGCGGCGTCTCGGCCTGTTGATCGCCAGCGGAGCCGATGTCCACGTGATCGCGCCGCACGCGACCCCGGCCGTCGAAGGCATGGCCTCGATCAATCTCCAGCTGCGGCCCTATCAGGACGGTGACCTGGACGGAGCCTGGTACGCGATCGCCTGCACCGACGACCCAGCCGTCAATGCCGCCGTCGTGGACGAAGCGGAACGGCGGCACATCTTCTGTGTGCGGGCCGACTCGGCGCGAGACGGTACTGCTGTCACTCCCGCGTCCTTCAACCACGATGGCATTGCCGTGGGCGTTTTGACCGGTGGCCAGCACAAACGGTCGGCAGCGCTACGTTCAGCGATCCATGAAGCGCTGCAACGCGGCTTGATTACCGAGACCGCGGACGTCAAACCCGAAGGCGTCGCGCTTGTCGGCGGGGGACCGGGTGATCCTGATCTCATTACCGTCCGCGGACGCAGACTCCTTGCACAGGCCGACGTGGTCGTCGCCGATCGGCTCGCCCCCGCCGAACTACTCGCCGATCTGGGACCTCATGTCGAGGTCATCGACGCGGCGAAGATCCCGTACGGGCGCGCGATGGCGCAGCAGGAGATCAACCGAGTGCTTATCGAACGCGCCCAAGAAGGCAAGTTCGTCGTGCGCCTGAAGGGCGGAGACCCGTTCGTCTTCGCTCGCGGCTACGAAGAAGTGCTGGCGTGCGCCGAGGCCGGTGTGCAGGTGACCGTCGTGCCCGGCGTGACCAGCGCGATCTCCGTTCCTGCGGCGGCCGGTGTGCCCGTCACTCATCGCGCCGTGAACCACGAGTTCGTTGTCGTCAGCGGACACGTAGCCCCCGGCCACCCGGAATCGTTAGTCAATTGGGATGCGCTTGCTGCCTTGAACGGCACCATCGTGTTGCTGATGGCTGTCGAGCGCATCGAGCAGTTCGCGAGGGTGCTCATTGAAGGGGGCCGACCTGCGCATACCCCGGTATTGGTGGTTCAACACGGCACCACCGACGAGCAACGTGTGTTGCGTGCCGACCTCGCGACCGCGCCAGAACGCATTCGCTCGCAGGGCATCAGACCGCCGGCAATCATCGTCATCGGGCCTGTCGCTGCTTACGGCGCCTTCTGA
- a CDS encoding ATP-binding cassette domain-containing protein yields the protein MQPAELAQAAMTAALMGAIAVVSIVLPGAVVFAWLGAVPMGVLCYRHRIRVALAACVAAGLISFLIAGFGGLVSALTCAYMGAISGQVRRRSRGAATMFTVAALWGVLVSTFCVGVFAALRNLREVVLGAVAANVGGFATLLQGVPVLGRGAAGLDHAVAGWLVHWPWFFGVSVWLIVIFGTSFGWRVLTPVLRRLEEVTDLASVGTLPAPHESTAPGPLPTVLTDVGYRYAGAERDALAPVTMRVDVGEHIAVTGANGTGKSTLMRILAGVPPTTGSVERPAGVGLGQVGGTALVLQHPESQVLGLRVGDDIVWGLPPDRDIDIEGLLTEVGLSGMAGRDTAGLSGGELQRLAVASALAREPALLIADEVTTMVDHDGRQTLINVLDGLTTHHRLGLVHITHYPQEADAADRVVALGGIAVRPPAEPPSPAESPSKETILDVRSVSFDYAVGTPWSQPVLRDVSFRVDSGDGILLCGGNGSGKSTLAWIMAGLLDPSAGQCLLDGRPTAEQVGAVALCFQAARLQLLRGHAGAAVAALAGYSAADTDSIDRALASVSLDPAIGGVLIDRLSGGQLRRVALAGLLARSPRLLILDEPLAGLDVDAQADLIDLLIRIRNGGQAVIVISHDTDSLSPLCPRTIRLEQGELVTAG from the coding sequence ATGCAACCAGCGGAGTTGGCCCAGGCCGCGATGACTGCTGCCCTCATGGGCGCCATCGCCGTCGTCTCCATCGTGCTACCGGGCGCGGTGGTGTTCGCCTGGCTCGGGGCGGTACCGATGGGAGTGCTGTGTTACCGGCATCGCATCCGCGTGGCGTTGGCCGCGTGTGTTGCCGCCGGTCTCATCAGCTTTCTTATCGCGGGCTTCGGTGGCCTGGTGTCGGCATTGACGTGCGCGTACATGGGCGCGATATCGGGTCAGGTGAGACGCCGCAGTCGCGGTGCCGCAACGATGTTCACAGTCGCCGCGCTGTGGGGCGTGCTGGTTTCGACATTCTGTGTTGGGGTGTTCGCCGCCCTGCGAAATTTGCGCGAGGTGGTGCTGGGCGCCGTGGCTGCCAATGTCGGCGGGTTCGCGACGCTGCTGCAGGGAGTTCCGGTTCTCGGACGGGGTGCGGCGGGCCTGGACCATGCCGTCGCCGGCTGGCTTGTGCATTGGCCGTGGTTCTTTGGAGTCTCGGTGTGGCTGATCGTCATCTTCGGGACGTCATTCGGGTGGCGGGTGCTGACGCCCGTACTCAGACGGCTCGAAGAAGTCACCGACCTGGCATCGGTGGGCACGCTGCCCGCTCCACACGAAAGCACTGCGCCCGGCCCGCTACCGACGGTTCTCACCGATGTCGGCTATCGATACGCCGGAGCGGAGCGCGATGCGCTGGCGCCGGTGACGATGCGGGTCGATGTCGGTGAACACATCGCGGTGACCGGCGCCAACGGCACCGGCAAGTCGACCCTCATGCGCATCTTGGCGGGCGTTCCTCCCACTACCGGTAGCGTCGAGCGCCCCGCAGGGGTGGGCTTGGGCCAGGTGGGCGGGACCGCATTGGTGTTGCAGCACCCGGAAAGCCAAGTGCTCGGTCTGCGCGTGGGGGACGACATCGTGTGGGGGTTGCCGCCTGACCGCGACATCGACATCGAAGGCCTGCTCACCGAAGTCGGCTTGAGCGGCATGGCCGGTCGTGACACCGCGGGCCTGTCTGGTGGTGAGTTGCAGCGGCTGGCCGTCGCCTCGGCACTTGCCCGGGAACCTGCGCTCTTGATCGCCGACGAGGTCACCACCATGGTCGACCACGACGGACGCCAGACACTCATCAATGTGCTCGACGGGCTCACCACCCACCACCGTCTGGGGCTCGTGCATATCACTCACTATCCGCAAGAGGCGGATGCCGCCGACCGAGTGGTGGCACTGGGAGGCATAGCTGTCCGCCCGCCTGCTGAGCCACCATCCCCCGCCGAATCCCCAAGCAAAGAAACGATTCTCGATGTGCGGAGCGTCTCGTTCGACTACGCGGTGGGCACGCCATGGTCGCAGCCGGTGCTACGGGATGTTTCCTTCCGAGTCGACTCCGGTGACGGGATACTGCTGTGCGGCGGCAATGGCTCGGGCAAGTCCACCCTGGCGTGGATCATGGCGGGGCTACTGGACCCCTCGGCGGGTCAGTGTCTTCTCGACGGCCGGCCCACTGCCGAACAGGTTGGTGCCGTTGCATTGTGCTTCCAGGCGGCACGGTTGCAGCTGCTGCGCGGACACGCCGGGGCGGCGGTGGCGGCGTTGGCCGGATATTCCGCCGCCGACACCGACAGCATCGATCGCGCGCTGGCTTCGGTCAGTCTGGATCCAGCGATTGGCGGGGTACTGATCGACAGGCTTAGCGGCGGCCAGTTGCGGCGCGTCGCGCTGGCCGGGCTGCTGGCCCGCTCGCCGCGTTTGCTGATTCTCGACGAGCCTCTTGCGGGCCTGGATGTGGACGCCCAGGCCGACCTCATCGATCTGCTGATACGTATCCGCAACGGCGGGCAGGCCGTGATCGTGATCTCCCACGATACCGACAGTCTGTCTCCACTGTGTCCGCGCACAATCCGTCTGGAGCAGGGTGAGTTGGTGACCGCCGGATGA
- a CDS encoding energy-coupling factor transporter transmembrane component T family protein encodes MSQRRPLMLMRPVPGPSPIHALWAGTKLLAVLAISVLLTITPSWPAIGLVALLILVTAGLAGISPRCIPSVPRWVWLLVVAGSLFTIVNGGAPELKLGPATIGVGGFLDFLRVTSLGLVLIGLGAVISWTTQVADIAPAVALLCRPLRVLRVPVDDWAVTISLAFRMFPMLSEEFRLLAAARRLQPPAPEKPSRRAEVVDLCTAAMVVSLRRATEMGDAITARGGAGRISAHTVYPGWRDAIAAAVLVGVVTLAVVLG; translated from the coding sequence ATGAGTCAGCGACGCCCGTTGATGCTGATGCGGCCGGTTCCCGGACCATCACCGATCCACGCGCTGTGGGCCGGCACCAAACTCCTCGCCGTGCTGGCGATATCGGTGCTGCTGACCATCACGCCGTCCTGGCCCGCGATCGGGCTCGTCGCACTGCTCATCCTGGTAACCGCCGGTCTGGCCGGGATCTCCCCCAGGTGCATCCCGTCCGTTCCGCGGTGGGTCTGGTTGCTCGTGGTGGCGGGCAGTTTGTTCACCATCGTCAACGGAGGCGCCCCCGAGCTGAAGCTCGGCCCTGCCACCATCGGCGTGGGCGGCTTCCTGGACTTTCTCCGCGTTACGTCGCTGGGGCTTGTCTTGATCGGCCTTGGCGCGGTGATCTCGTGGACCACCCAGGTCGCCGATATCGCTCCAGCGGTTGCACTTTTATGTCGGCCACTGCGCGTACTGCGGGTGCCCGTCGACGACTGGGCAGTCACCATTTCCTTGGCGTTCCGCATGTTTCCGATGCTCTCCGAGGAGTTCCGGCTGTTGGCGGCCGCCCGCAGACTCCAGCCACCTGCGCCGGAGAAGCCGTCCCGGCGTGCGGAAGTCGTCGATCTGTGCACAGCCGCGATGGTGGTATCGCTGCGGCGCGCAACCGAGATGGGTGACGCCATCACCGCGCGGGGTGGCGCCGGGCGCATCTCCGCGCACACCGTCTATCCGGGCTGGCGCGATGCCATCGCTGCGGCGGTGCTCGTCGGCGTGGTGACGCTCGCGGTGGTGCTGGGCTGA